One segment of Rhodopirellula baltica SH 1 DNA contains the following:
- a CDS encoding DUF4235 domain-containing protein: MQEQIEQIKDRAVDFFNEDADGRNAGIGQTENMIAFAAAIGCTFMVRQGLQLGWKAALKRDPPKNPTSHEVEWREALLWGAVSGAIVGAARIASRRASSTAYRSMRSVS, from the coding sequence ATGCAAGAACAGATCGAGCAAATCAAAGACCGAGCCGTGGACTTCTTCAACGAAGATGCGGATGGTCGTAACGCAGGGATCGGCCAAACCGAGAACATGATCGCGTTTGCGGCGGCGATCGGATGTACATTCATGGTTCGCCAAGGGTTGCAACTTGGTTGGAAAGCGGCCCTGAAACGTGATCCGCCCAAGAACCCGACTTCGCACGAAGTTGAATGGCGTGAAGCATTGCTATGGGGCGCGGTCTCCGGTGCGATCGTTGGCGCCGCACGCATCGCATCGCGTCGCGCATCATCTACGGCATATCGGTCCATGCGGTCGGTATCATGA
- a CDS encoding M20 family metallopeptidase, with product MKIREVRRYIHRYPELSGYEYRTTEFLAEIIADLGLKPTLAEDNRGLFVDIGEPRELGRTAIRADIDALPIQTMVQHEYASGTDQVMHACGHDAHAAMAYGAAAILTELAGEGMAVNSRIIFQPAEETSRGGLHMIRSGALQGVHSAIALHVDPTRPVGTIGIREGAFTAGCDLFTVEMSGQGGHGARPHLTGDLVGAAAQWVTDIYRRVPRAIDARDAVVINVGSLHTGNAPNVVPSSASISGTLRTLSAESAEKAKEMMAEISRSIASIHSCRIDLEFGQHTPPVINDAAIARRLRNAGIEILGETNVRDIAQPSMGAEDFSFIAQQVPAAMFRLGVAGIDVGSEPLHTPKFDIDESALPIGASVLAMAAILDDPGMTAA from the coding sequence ATGAAGATCCGTGAAGTTCGTCGCTACATCCACCGGTACCCTGAGCTGTCGGGTTACGAGTATCGGACCACGGAGTTCCTAGCCGAGATCATCGCAGACCTTGGACTCAAACCAACCCTCGCGGAAGACAATCGAGGTTTGTTCGTCGACATTGGCGAACCGAGAGAGTTGGGACGCACCGCGATCCGAGCGGACATTGACGCGTTGCCCATCCAGACGATGGTCCAGCACGAATACGCAAGCGGCACGGACCAAGTCATGCACGCCTGCGGCCATGACGCTCACGCCGCGATGGCGTACGGTGCGGCCGCGATCCTGACTGAACTTGCCGGCGAAGGCATGGCGGTCAACAGCCGAATCATCTTTCAACCCGCGGAAGAAACCAGTCGGGGTGGCCTGCACATGATTCGCTCCGGTGCTCTGCAAGGCGTCCACTCAGCGATTGCACTGCACGTGGATCCAACTCGCCCGGTTGGCACGATCGGAATTCGCGAAGGAGCCTTCACCGCCGGGTGCGATCTGTTCACGGTCGAAATGTCAGGGCAGGGCGGTCACGGTGCCCGTCCTCACCTCACCGGCGACCTGGTCGGTGCCGCGGCTCAGTGGGTGACCGACATCTATCGGCGAGTCCCACGAGCAATCGATGCTCGCGATGCCGTCGTCATCAACGTTGGCAGTCTTCACACCGGCAACGCACCCAACGTGGTGCCATCATCGGCTTCGATCAGCGGAACGCTGCGCACGCTTTCTGCGGAGAGTGCTGAGAAAGCCAAAGAGATGATGGCTGAAATCTCACGGTCGATCGCATCAATTCATTCCTGCCGCATCGATCTGGAATTTGGTCAACACACGCCTCCCGTGATCAACGACGCCGCAATCGCCCGCCGACTTCGCAATGCCGGCATCGAGATTCTTGGCGAGACCAACGTACGTGACATCGCCCAACCAAGCATGGGTGCCGAGGACTTTTCATTCATCGCCCAGCAGGTTCCCGCGGCAATGTTCCGCCTGGGTGTCGCCGGGATCGACGTCGGCAGCGAACCGCTCCACACCCCGAAGTTCGACATCGATGAATCCGCGTTGCCAATCGGCGCCAGTGTCCTGGCGATGGCGGCGATCCTCGATGATCCCGGCATGACCGCCGCTTAG
- a CDS encoding glutamate--cysteine ligase 2: MSFQVPTVGVEEEYQLVDPRSGALIPNCKEVMRTIRRNGGSEEAHSEIQHELHLNQIEMASDVCSSLEEVRDALTQTRRMLIDAARSNETELASAGTNPLPIPTDDALTPKDRYQAMTDRYQQIARDLFIFGCHVHVAMEDRELGIQVMNRCRRWLPILQAITANSPYWDGVDTGYASYRRELWAQWPMAGPPAHFDSLADYQSCVDDLVACGAIKDESFLYWDIRLPTRVPTIEFRAADVMTRVEETVGYVGMIRAIVMLAISEEEQGKPIVPIRPSVLSYAIWHAARYGMNEQLVDPESREMIPASELLNRLMTAIDPALKATGEARPVEAFANQLIKSGTGADRQRRGGELSSVVANVVAETVPSAILA, encoded by the coding sequence GTGTCCTTCCAAGTCCCCACCGTCGGCGTTGAAGAAGAGTATCAGCTCGTTGATCCCCGAAGCGGTGCGTTGATACCGAACTGCAAAGAGGTCATGCGAACGATTCGCCGGAATGGTGGATCCGAAGAAGCTCACTCCGAGATTCAGCACGAGTTGCATCTGAACCAAATCGAAATGGCGTCGGATGTTTGCAGCTCATTGGAAGAAGTCCGCGACGCCCTCACGCAGACCCGGCGGATGCTGATCGACGCGGCGCGTTCGAACGAAACCGAGCTGGCTTCCGCAGGGACGAACCCGTTGCCGATCCCAACCGACGATGCGTTGACTCCAAAGGATCGCTATCAAGCGATGACGGATCGGTACCAGCAGATCGCTCGAGATTTGTTCATCTTCGGATGCCATGTGCATGTCGCGATGGAAGACCGCGAACTGGGCATTCAGGTCATGAATCGCTGCCGTCGATGGTTACCGATTCTGCAGGCAATCACCGCTAACTCGCCTTATTGGGACGGAGTCGACACCGGCTACGCGAGTTATCGTCGCGAGCTCTGGGCTCAGTGGCCGATGGCTGGTCCTCCCGCCCACTTCGATTCGTTGGCCGATTACCAAAGTTGTGTGGATGACTTGGTCGCTTGCGGAGCGATCAAGGACGAGAGCTTCCTGTACTGGGACATCCGTTTACCCACTCGAGTTCCCACGATCGAGTTCCGAGCAGCCGACGTGATGACTCGGGTGGAAGAAACGGTGGGCTACGTCGGCATGATCCGCGCGATCGTGATGCTGGCGATCTCCGAAGAAGAACAGGGCAAACCGATCGTCCCAATTCGTCCCTCGGTCCTGTCGTATGCGATCTGGCATGCGGCCCGCTACGGAATGAACGAACAGCTCGTTGATCCCGAATCTCGCGAAATGATTCCTGCTTCAGAATTGCTCAATCGTCTGATGACCGCAATCGATCCGGCTCTCAAAGCAACCGGCGAGGCTCGTCCAGTCGAAGCATTCGCAAACCAGCTGATCAAATCAGGAACGGGTGCTGACCGCCAAAGACGCGGCGGAGAATTGAGCAGCGTGGTCGCCAACGTTGTCGCCGAAACCGTTCCATCCGCCATCCTCGCTTGA
- a CDS encoding sigma-54-dependent transcriptional regulator, producing the protein MPNLLVIDDDRTILALAEKALAPIADVSVAANAADGLGLLREGEFDAVLLDIQLPDQNGLAVYCEIREHDRRIPVIFMTVEAASNTAIEAMQLGAFDYIAKPLNVESLRDLVEKAIEQRQISSVPVAISADDEGGDQSAELFIGRSPVMLDVFKAVGKVAKQDVPILVRGESGTGKELVARALFQYSHRSDETFLAVNCAALPDNLLESELFGHEKGAFTGAESRRIGKFEQCNGGTLFLDEIGDMAPTVQAKVLRVLQEQRFERVGGNKELTTNVRIIAATNRPLEQMVVDGDYREDLLYRLNGVTIELPPLRDRLSDVPALIRFFLAQAKIEFNKPDLEGLSPEAVDLLTVYDWPGNVRQLRAVIRRCVLDTVMPVITPDTLPDAIAGTRNSGAKSESGTNEKLESEAPGSQLPQLVQRLLKEKSTNVYGEAMEYMERFVILQVLQSTDGNQSQAAEILGITRGKLRDRINSYNIVLKSDVAVES; encoded by the coding sequence ATGCCCAACCTCCTCGTCATTGACGATGATCGCACCATCTTGGCTCTCGCTGAGAAAGCTCTGGCGCCCATTGCCGACGTGTCGGTCGCCGCGAATGCCGCAGATGGTTTAGGACTGCTTCGCGAAGGCGAATTCGATGCAGTGCTTTTAGACATCCAACTTCCCGATCAAAACGGATTGGCTGTTTACTGCGAAATTCGCGAACATGATCGTCGGATTCCGGTGATCTTCATGACGGTCGAAGCCGCCAGCAACACCGCGATCGAAGCGATGCAGTTGGGTGCGTTCGATTACATCGCGAAACCTCTGAACGTTGAATCACTTCGCGACCTTGTCGAGAAAGCAATCGAGCAGCGGCAAATCAGCAGCGTTCCGGTTGCGATCTCGGCTGATGACGAAGGTGGTGATCAATCCGCCGAACTGTTCATCGGTCGATCGCCAGTCATGCTGGACGTTTTCAAAGCAGTCGGAAAAGTCGCCAAGCAAGACGTCCCAATCTTGGTCCGCGGCGAAAGCGGCACCGGCAAAGAACTTGTCGCTCGGGCTCTTTTCCAATACAGCCATCGCAGCGACGAAACTTTTCTGGCGGTGAACTGCGCCGCTCTACCGGACAACTTGCTCGAAAGCGAACTGTTCGGTCACGAGAAAGGGGCCTTCACCGGCGCCGAGTCTCGCCGAATCGGTAAGTTCGAGCAGTGCAACGGCGGGACATTGTTCCTGGACGAAATCGGAGACATGGCACCGACTGTCCAAGCCAAGGTTCTCCGCGTCCTGCAAGAACAACGCTTCGAACGCGTCGGTGGCAACAAAGAGCTGACGACAAACGTTCGAATCATCGCCGCGACCAACCGACCACTCGAACAGATGGTCGTCGACGGCGACTATCGCGAAGATCTGCTGTATCGACTCAACGGTGTCACGATTGAACTGCCGCCTCTTCGCGATCGATTGAGCGATGTTCCGGCACTGATTCGATTCTTCCTCGCGCAGGCGAAGATTGAGTTCAACAAACCTGATTTGGAAGGCTTGTCGCCGGAAGCTGTCGATTTGCTGACGGTTTACGATTGGCCCGGAAACGTTCGACAACTGCGAGCGGTGATTCGCCGGTGCGTTTTGGACACGGTGATGCCCGTGATCACGCCCGACACATTGCCGGATGCGATCGCTGGAACACGGAACAGCGGAGCCAAGTCAGAGTCGGGCACGAACGAAAAACTCGAAAGCGAAGCACCAGGAAGTCAGCTCCCGCAATTGGTCCAACGTCTGCTGAAAGAAAAGTCGACCAATGTCTACGGTGAAGCGATGGAGTACATGGAACGTTTTGTGATCCTGCAAGTGCTTCAGTCAACTGACGGGAACCAAAGCCAAGCTGCTGAGATACTCGGAATCACCCGCGGAAAACTTCGCGACCGAATCAACTCCTACAACATCGTGCTCAAAAGCGACGTTGCGGTTGAGTCCTGA
- a CDS encoding carbon storage regulator, whose protein sequence is MMLVLSRKVGEKLVIGDNVVITVSKISGNRVSIAIDAPRDVSIQRGELASEPVATRSAQQGGTAAASVHVAAHHA, encoded by the coding sequence ATGATGTTGGTACTGAGTCGAAAAGTTGGTGAGAAATTGGTCATTGGCGATAACGTGGTCATTACGGTATCGAAGATCAGCGGAAATCGGGTTTCGATCGCGATTGACGCTCCACGCGATGTTTCGATCCAACGTGGCGAACTTGCCAGCGAACCAGTCGCTACGCGTTCCGCTCAACAGGGTGGAACCGCTGCTGCTTCGGTTCATGTCGCCGCGCATCACGCGTGA
- a CDS encoding YqaE/Pmp3 family membrane protein, protein MTTVVKNENTVLKVLLAILLPPLAVYMDKGVGTQFLLNIVLTLVGFWIIGIIHALLVVL, encoded by the coding sequence ATGACGACCGTTGTAAAGAATGAAAACACTGTTCTGAAAGTGTTGCTCGCGATCCTGTTGCCACCACTTGCCGTTTACATGGACAAGGGCGTTGGAACTCAGTTCCTGCTGAACATCGTGTTGACTCTGGTTGGTTTCTGGATCATAGGAATCATCCATGCGTTGTTGGTCGTGCTGTAG
- a CDS encoding DUF421 domain-containing protein, whose translation MFEKWIDISSTEIAGILLTAVFAYGAVLAYTRVTGLRSFSKMSAPDFAMTIATGSILGATITQPSPTLFMGALSLLALFVIQWTIAFLRRRSSKFSQCIDNQPVLLMAGSTILHENLRRANLTENDLMGKLREANACNFNQVLAVVFETTGDISVLHSSSNTPVDPRLLQNVYDADRLISH comes from the coding sequence ATGTTTGAAAAGTGGATTGACATATCGTCGACTGAGATCGCCGGCATTCTGCTCACAGCGGTCTTCGCCTACGGAGCAGTTCTGGCGTACACACGTGTGACGGGACTGAGAAGTTTCTCCAAGATGTCGGCACCTGATTTCGCGATGACCATTGCGACCGGTTCGATTCTAGGGGCGACCATCACGCAGCCATCACCCACACTGTTCATGGGAGCACTTTCGCTGCTCGCATTGTTCGTGATTCAGTGGACGATCGCGTTCTTGCGTCGCCGATCAAGCAAGTTCAGCCAATGCATCGATAACCAACCGGTGTTATTGATGGCCGGTTCAACCATCCTTCATGAGAATCTCCGTCGGGCCAACCTGACGGAAAACGATTTAATGGGAAAACTAAGGGAGGCCAACGCGTGCAACTTCAACCAAGTCCTCGCGGTGGTCTTCGAAACGACGGGGGACATTTCCGTCCTTCACTCATCCTCGAACACACCAGTCGATCCACGGTTGCTGCAAAACGTCTACGATGCGGATCGATTGATCTCGCATTGA
- a CDS encoding endonuclease/exonuclease/phosphatase family protein, producing MSTAFNILIYLLFGVLVFGSLAPLSSHPHWFIRGWDFPRVQIVLIAIVAAIAFVSVNMVNSRAPAISCISISILATAIAAWHLFRIVPYTILAKTQATTWDVVQADEESVNQRRFRLLVTNVEMENDRFEQWSQVIRDTDVDMVIAAEIDDRWKPILEELKPIFPHQIIYPQDNWYGMAMLSRLPIRESEIRFRIQDDIPSIDAMVELPSGEEIRVIGVHPRPPEPIRDNDATARDAELVIWGKELAEDDRPIVIGGDLNDVAWSPSTRLFLRLSQLLDPRRGRGFFNSFHADHIWMRFPLDHVFHSTHFGVRDLQRLGHVGSDHFPILIDLQLQPVLKQEQEPLEEKASDEEEAEEKLQRAVESEEINMSSTPVSMRTPAIG from the coding sequence ATGTCGACCGCATTCAACATCCTGATCTATTTGCTGTTCGGCGTGTTGGTTTTCGGCTCACTCGCACCGCTGAGTTCGCACCCGCATTGGTTCATTCGTGGATGGGATTTTCCCCGCGTTCAAATTGTTCTCATCGCGATTGTCGCCGCGATCGCATTCGTCAGCGTCAACATGGTCAATTCGCGAGCCCCCGCGATCAGCTGCATCTCCATCTCCATTTTGGCAACCGCGATTGCCGCATGGCATCTGTTCCGCATCGTTCCCTATACAATTCTCGCCAAAACGCAGGCGACAACATGGGACGTTGTACAAGCAGACGAAGAATCAGTTAACCAACGTCGATTTCGTTTGTTGGTGACCAATGTAGAGATGGAGAACGATCGTTTCGAACAATGGTCGCAAGTTATCCGAGATACCGATGTCGACATGGTGATTGCGGCGGAAATCGACGATCGCTGGAAGCCCATTCTCGAAGAGCTCAAACCAATCTTCCCACACCAAATCATTTACCCACAAGACAATTGGTACGGGATGGCGATGCTGTCACGTCTGCCGATTCGCGAAAGCGAAATTCGCTTTCGAATTCAAGACGACATTCCGTCAATCGATGCGATGGTGGAACTACCCAGTGGCGAAGAGATTCGCGTGATCGGGGTTCACCCACGTCCACCTGAACCCATCCGAGACAACGACGCGACGGCGCGAGACGCTGAATTGGTGATTTGGGGGAAGGAATTGGCGGAGGACGATCGCCCCATCGTGATTGGCGGAGACCTGAACGACGTCGCGTGGTCTCCTTCCACCCGCTTGTTTCTTCGACTCAGTCAATTGCTTGATCCACGTCGTGGTCGTGGGTTCTTCAATTCGTTTCATGCAGATCACATTTGGATGCGTTTTCCGTTGGACCACGTCTTTCACTCAACTCATTTTGGCGTTCGCGACTTGCAACGATTGGGTCACGTCGGCTCCGATCATTTTCCGATCTTGATCGATCTCCAACTGCAACCGGTGCTCAAACAAGAGCAGGAACCCTTGGAAGAGAAGGCCAGTGACGAAGAAGAGGCCGAGGAAAAACTGCAGCGGGCTGTTGAGTCGGAAGAGATCAACATGTCGTCAACACCGGTGTCGATGCGAACGCCCGCGATTGGCTGA
- a CDS encoding CDP-alcohol phosphatidyltransferase family protein — MKDSNRDPVSFRHRATAYGVHALTASGIIPASLAMHEIIQSDCDPRRVFVWLLLTTFIDAIDGPLARRFRVKTLAHSIDGRTIDDLLDYLTFAFIPLMLVWRMNWLPEGLGFTVAIAMGASLFGFAHLNAKDEQNGFFRGFPSYWNVAAFYAGLLHHWWGPWPVAIMIWVLAGLTVTPIWLIYPNLAPAKHRTWLLAGAGIWALLLVAMLPLYPQPPSWLVLVSLVYPILYSAASFALRRNRKLELDDSTEPQTSSRKPSAAS; from the coding sequence ATGAAAGACTCGAACAGAGATCCAGTATCGTTTCGCCACAGAGCGACCGCCTACGGAGTGCATGCGCTCACCGCGTCGGGGATAATTCCAGCATCATTGGCGATGCATGAAATCATCCAGTCCGATTGCGATCCGCGTCGCGTGTTCGTTTGGTTGCTGCTGACCACGTTCATTGACGCGATCGATGGTCCGCTCGCGCGACGATTTCGAGTCAAAACGCTCGCACATTCAATCGACGGTCGAACAATTGATGACTTGCTCGACTACCTCACCTTTGCATTCATTCCATTGATGCTGGTTTGGCGAATGAATTGGCTACCCGAGGGACTTGGTTTCACCGTCGCGATTGCGATGGGTGCCAGCCTATTCGGGTTTGCTCACCTCAACGCCAAGGACGAACAAAACGGGTTCTTCCGCGGCTTTCCATCGTACTGGAACGTGGCCGCGTTTTATGCTGGTTTGCTGCACCACTGGTGGGGTCCCTGGCCGGTTGCGATCATGATCTGGGTGTTGGCAGGATTAACGGTCACACCCATCTGGTTGATCTATCCCAACCTTGCGCCGGCGAAGCATCGAACTTGGTTGCTAGCTGGTGCGGGCATCTGGGCGTTGTTGCTCGTCGCCATGCTGCCGCTGTACCCTCAACCGCCAAGCTGGCTGGTTTTGGTCTCTCTCGTCTATCCGATTCTGTACTCAGCAGCGTCCTTTGCATTAAGACGAAATCGAAAGCTCGAGTTGGATGACTCAACTGAACCGCAAACTTCTTCGCGAAAGCCTTCTGCGGCATCGTGA
- a CDS encoding response regulator, with product MPTTPPHDPEQSRRCVIADDVRVIREQLGQWMRELGYSVVHASCGATALAELRRQSPDIVIADIDMPHLSGLHLLQTVRSDADPKVAAIPVIVSSSLEDGEIQRMVGTLGGSAYLKKPVSKEQLCACVNYLTQGNTTIPLGENTSASHSVSARFRRIASEFREF from the coding sequence ATGCCAACCACACCGCCCCACGATCCTGAACAATCTCGCAGGTGCGTGATTGCGGACGACGTTCGCGTCATCCGAGAGCAATTGGGACAATGGATGCGAGAACTCGGCTACTCGGTCGTGCATGCATCCTGCGGTGCGACGGCCCTGGCTGAACTCCGCCGACAATCACCGGACATTGTGATCGCCGACATCGATATGCCGCATCTCAGCGGGTTGCATTTGCTGCAAACGGTGCGATCGGACGCCGACCCGAAAGTCGCGGCAATTCCCGTCATTGTCTCCAGCAGTTTGGAAGACGGCGAGATTCAGCGGATGGTCGGCACGTTGGGCGGAAGCGCCTATCTGAAGAAGCCGGTCTCGAAAGAACAGCTTTGTGCGTGCGTGAATTATCTGACTCAGGGCAATACAACGATTCCTCTGGGTGAAAACACATCGGCATCGCATTCGGTGTCAGCCCGCTTTCGCCGGATCGCATCGGAGTTTCGCGAATTCTGA